A window of the Candidatus Nitrosotalea okcheonensis genome harbors these coding sequences:
- a CDS encoding deoxyhypusine synthase codes for MKGNDRPVRDIIIKNGDDLQNIFNQMSTSGGFESRSLADGLEILSAMINDKQCLKFLSFVAAITSTGLRGIIADMLKNKMFDVVITTCGALDHDIARYFSNYLEGSFTLDDSELLEQNVHRLGNVLVPLESYGPIIEEKMQEFLEEAYKSGKKEMFTADITRMIGENLGDGSFLYWAYKNNIPVIVPGIMDGGVGSQIWLFTQKHKDFKLNVVGDSDLLSSLIFEAKKSGAFMLGGGISKHHTLWWNQYRNGLDYAVYITTAQEFDGSLSGALVREAISWGKVTQNAKQTTIHAEITTILPFIYSALLARINR; via the coding sequence ATGAAAGGCAATGATAGACCAGTAAGAGACATCATAATAAAAAATGGGGATGATCTTCAAAACATATTCAATCAGATGTCAACATCTGGCGGGTTTGAATCAAGAAGCCTTGCTGATGGACTGGAAATTCTCTCAGCAATGATTAACGATAAACAATGTCTAAAATTTCTCTCGTTTGTTGCAGCAATTACATCCACTGGTCTTCGAGGAATAATTGCAGATATGCTCAAGAACAAGATGTTTGATGTTGTTATTACTACATGTGGAGCACTTGATCATGACATAGCAAGATATTTTTCAAATTATTTAGAAGGATCATTTACTCTTGATGATTCAGAACTTTTAGAACAAAATGTTCACAGATTAGGAAATGTGCTTGTTCCCCTAGAAAGCTATGGGCCCATAATTGAAGAAAAGATGCAAGAATTCTTGGAAGAAGCTTACAAATCAGGTAAAAAAGAAATGTTCACTGCAGACATTACTAGAATGATAGGTGAAAATCTGGGAGATGGCTCATTTTTGTATTGGGCATATAAGAACAACATACCAGTAATAGTACCAGGAATAATGGATGGAGGAGTAGGCAGTCAGATCTGGCTTTTTACTCAAAAACACAAGGATTTCAAACTAAATGTGGTAGGAGATAGCGATCTCTTGTCTTCGCTCATTTTTGAGGCAAAGAAATCTGGTGCTTTTATGTTAGGTGGCGGAATATCAAAACATCATACTCTTTGGTGGAATCAATATAGAAATGGTTTGGATTATGCTGTCTACATCACTACGGCACAAGAATTTGACGGAAGTTTGAGTGGAGCACTTGTAAGAGAGGCTATTTCATGGGGCAAGGTAACTCAAAATGCAAAACAAACTACGATACATGCAGAAATAACAACCATTTTACCATTCATCTATTCAGCACTACTTGCCAGAATAAATAGATGA
- a CDS encoding urease accessory protein UreD yields the protein MASGEKFDFDLCFLRTSASRNGKILFTDVMNLSRKDKANFESIFGGKDIFLTIYIIRDSISVEMIVDKINSAVNASFLASCSTLPNNSGIIVRILANSVSEIVTLAEHVTDILRSFTEKNSPITSTTQNSSVNIV from the coding sequence ATTGCATCTGGCGAAAAATTTGATTTTGATCTTTGTTTTCTTCGTACTTCAGCTAGTAGGAATGGTAAGATACTTTTCACAGATGTCATGAACTTGAGTCGTAAAGACAAGGCAAATTTTGAATCAATATTTGGAGGAAAAGACATATTTTTGACAATTTACATAATTAGAGATTCTATATCTGTAGAAATGATTGTGGATAAAATCAATTCAGCTGTAAATGCCTCTTTTTTGGCTAGTTGCTCTACCTTACCCAATAATTCTGGCATTATTGTAAGAATACTTGCTAACTCTGTTTCTGAAATTGTGACTCTGGCAGAACATGTTACTGACATCCTTCGATCTTTTACTGAGAAAAATTCTCCAATAACGTCTACAACTCAAAACTCATCAGTAAATATTGTATAA
- a CDS encoding urease accessory protein UreD: MSSSGGILQGDEQKINVVMGKNSTARITTQSATKIYKMENGYAS, encoded by the coding sequence ATGTCATCTTCTGGAGGTATTCTGCAAGGCGATGAACAGAAAATTAATGTTGTAATGGGAAAAAATTCTACCGCAAGAATCACGACTCAATCAGCAACCAAAATTTACAAGATGGAAAACGGCTATGCTTCTTAA
- a CDS encoding pyruvoyl-dependent arginine decarboxylase, which yields MLDLVPKKIFLTRGKGVHQDQLTSFEFALRDAGIPNTNLVLISSIFPPGARVISRTEGLKLIRPGSVQFVIYARQQSNEPHRLMAASVGLAEPADKKKWGYLSEYQSFGETEKEAGDYAEDIAAQMLASSLGIPFDADKNWDQKRQQWKVSGQIYKTRNITQSAVGNSKGRWTTVFAAAVLIL from the coding sequence ATGCTAGATCTAGTTCCAAAAAAAATATTCCTTACTAGGGGTAAAGGAGTACATCAAGACCAACTCACAAGCTTTGAATTTGCATTACGTGATGCAGGTATTCCAAACACGAATTTGGTATTGATTTCGAGCATATTTCCTCCTGGAGCGCGAGTAATTTCACGTACCGAAGGTTTGAAATTGATTCGCCCTGGTAGCGTTCAATTCGTAATCTACGCACGACAACAATCTAATGAGCCTCATAGGTTGATGGCAGCTTCAGTAGGATTAGCAGAACCCGCAGACAAGAAAAAATGGGGATATCTATCTGAGTATCAATCATTTGGAGAAACAGAAAAAGAGGCTGGTGATTATGCAGAAGATATAGCAGCTCAGATGTTAGCCTCTTCATTAGGAATACCATTTGATGCAGATAAGAATTGGGATCAGAAAAGACAACAGTGGAAAGTATCTGGACAGATATACAAAACTAGGAATATCACTCAGAGTGCAGTTGGAAATTCTAAAGGAAGATGGACTACAGTGTTTGCTGCAGCAGTATTGATCCTCTAA
- a CDS encoding GTP-binding protein, whose amino-acid sequence MSASAIREDPTINLAVIDEIEKKDPTLDMIIIESGGDNVMTTFSPALADYLIYIVDVAGGDKYPRKGGLGIESCDMLVINKIDLASHVGADLAMMKKDAKKCEQRNHTYLLIVKPVKD is encoded by the coding sequence TTGTCCGCATCTGCAATACGCGAAGATCCAACGATAAATTTGGCTGTAATTGATGAAATAGAAAAGAAAGATCCCACTCTTGACATGATCATAATTGAAAGTGGAGGTGATAATGTCATGACTACCTTCAGTCCAGCTCTCGCAGATTATTTAATTTACATAGTAGATGTAGCTGGTGGAGACAAATATCCTAGAAAAGGCGGACTGGGAATAGAGAGTTGTGACATGCTTGTGATCAATAAAATTGATCTTGCATCACACGTGGGAGCAGATCTTGCTATGATGAAAAAAGATGCAAAAAAATGCGAGCAGAGAAACCATACGTATTTGTTAATTGTCAAACCGGTGAAGGACTAG
- the thsB gene encoding thermosome subunit beta, which produces MSFTDGILGEGTQFSVGEETRRYNLLAGQLIADLIKTSFGPRGFEKIYIDLLGEATLTKNGSTMLRKIDVEHPAAKAMIDASNSVDNEVGDGTISVVILAGSLLEKAGKLLDLGMSPSTIEAGYRKATEYSLDIVKSIAKVSHYSNKEVMLKLAETCLRTKAISVFSENKYVAKLVTDAFCTIADFVNRTVEVDDIKIEEKPGNTSDIQLVRGVVIDKTIDYSGMPRMIENSNILLINVELDDERTKTDAEIVISSPQEMQAYILKESDDIKRKVQKIIDSGANLVVSQKGISRSAQNYLSRAGIISLRRVKENDLHWLEKASGALTVTDLDNISEKHLGFAGKVYEKFVGDDKMVFVEGCKNPKSVTILLRANSKRMLDEYHRTVLDAIIVLKDFFINPSIVVGGGSTEMIIANELRKRSLSIEGKEQIVIQNFAEAFEEIPLTIARNSGMNMVDTIVQLRNKNSEHNNGRIHSWYGVDAIERKVREMYSQDVIEPLAVKEQVIKTASEVASLLIHVDEVIMKQPIMYTHTHGDGKTHSHARGNQPHDHFDKLGKMQRPSHHYY; this is translated from the coding sequence ATGAGTTTTACAGATGGCATACTTGGTGAAGGTACACAATTCTCTGTAGGCGAAGAAACGCGAAGATACAATTTACTTGCTGGACAATTAATTGCTGATCTTATCAAAACCTCATTTGGACCTAGAGGGTTTGAAAAAATCTACATTGATCTTTTGGGTGAAGCTACCTTGACAAAGAATGGCTCTACGATGTTGCGTAAAATCGACGTTGAACACCCTGCTGCCAAGGCAATGATAGATGCTTCAAATTCTGTTGACAATGAAGTTGGTGATGGAACAATATCGGTAGTTATTTTGGCTGGGTCTTTGCTTGAAAAGGCGGGAAAATTACTGGATCTGGGTATGTCGCCTTCTACAATTGAGGCAGGATACAGGAAAGCGACTGAATATTCACTTGATATTGTAAAATCAATTGCAAAAGTTTCTCATTATTCAAATAAAGAAGTCATGCTCAAGTTGGCTGAAACATGCTTGCGAACAAAGGCAATCTCTGTATTTAGCGAAAATAAATATGTAGCAAAACTAGTAACTGACGCATTTTGTACAATTGCAGATTTTGTAAATCGTACAGTTGAAGTAGATGATATTAAAATAGAAGAAAAACCTGGCAATACTTCAGATATCCAACTGGTAAGAGGGGTGGTTATTGACAAAACAATAGATTATTCTGGAATGCCAAGGATGATTGAAAACTCAAACATTCTTCTAATCAATGTAGAGCTTGATGATGAAAGAACAAAGACTGATGCAGAGATTGTAATTAGCTCTCCGCAAGAAATGCAAGCATACATTTTGAAAGAAAGTGATGACATAAAGAGAAAAGTCCAAAAAATAATTGATTCAGGTGCAAATCTTGTGGTTTCCCAAAAGGGAATTAGTCGATCGGCCCAAAATTACCTGTCTAGGGCAGGCATAATATCGCTTCGTAGGGTAAAAGAAAATGACCTCCATTGGTTGGAAAAAGCATCAGGTGCTTTGACAGTGACTGATCTTGACAATATATCTGAAAAACATCTGGGATTTGCAGGTAAAGTTTATGAGAAATTTGTAGGTGATGATAAGATGGTATTTGTAGAAGGATGTAAAAATCCAAAATCAGTCACTATACTATTACGAGCAAATTCCAAGAGAATGCTTGATGAATACCACCGTACGGTACTTGATGCTATAATAGTTCTCAAAGATTTCTTTATCAATCCGTCTATAGTAGTTGGTGGAGGTTCTACTGAAATGATTATTGCAAATGAGCTTAGAAAAAGATCACTTTCAATAGAAGGGAAAGAACAGATTGTGATTCAAAATTTTGCTGAAGCCTTTGAAGAAATTCCACTAACAATTGCTAGAAACTCAGGAATGAATATGGTTGATACAATTGTTCAGTTAAGAAATAAAAACTCTGAACATAACAATGGGCGTATTCATTCATGGTATGGAGTGGATGCAATTGAAAGAAAAGTTCGAGAGATGTATTCGCAGGATGTTATCGAACCACTTGCAGTCAAGGAACAGGTAATAAAAACAGCTTCTGAAGTAGCATCATTATTGATACATGTGGATGAAGTTATCATGAAACAACCTATAATGTATACTCATACTCATGGTGATGGAAAAACACATTCACATGCACGAGGTAACCAACCTCACGATCATTTTGACAAACTTGGTAAGATGCAACGACCATCTCACCATTATTATTGA